One Candidatus Eisenbacteria bacterium genomic window, AGTCGCTACGACGGACTGATGTACTTGCGAATCACCCCGCTCGGCGCCTACTGCCTGGACGTCTCATCGAACTACCAGCCCACGCCTGTCGACGTGAGACCCGTACTGCGGGTGCTGCCCAATCTGGAGGTTGCGGCCATCGGTGCGGAGCTCGAACAGAGCGACCGGCTTGCCTTGGATACCTATGCAACCAGAGTGTCGGATCTTGTATGGCGGCTGGACGCCGACAAACTCCTCGCCGCCACGGAGAAGGGCCGGCCGGTACGTGAGATCCTGGAGTTTCTGATCGCCCGGAACGGCGATGCGGTCCCCGATACGGTCACCCGCTTGCTCGATGATGTCGCTGACCGAACCTCAAAGATCCATGACCGTGGCCTCGCGCGCCTTGTCGAATGTGCCGATCCCGCACTGGCTGCGCTCATTGCCAACGATTCGCGAATGCGAAGGTACTGCATGCGAGCCGGGGATCGACATCTGGTTGTGCCGGCACCTTCGGAGGCGGCATTCAAGCGCGCCCTGCGCGAGCTCGGCTACCTCCTGGCCCTGGGCGGGGCTCGACCTGCCAAGGACCACCGCCCGAGTTCAGCGGACGACGAGACACCGCAAGCAACTGAGGTCTGACCGCGTGGCGCTGTCGCCCGAAAACGCCCTGATCGTACAGAGTGACCGCAGCGTCCTCCTGGAGGTGCGCACCCCGAGGGCTGAGGACGCCAGGGTAGCGGTTGCTCCCTTTGCCGAGCTTGTGAAGAGCCCTGAGCATGTCCATACCTACCGCCTCACGCCGCTGTCGATCTGGAACGCCCGCGCGGCGGGGCTCTCCGCCGAGATGATGGTGGCTGCGTTGCGCGAGCACGCCCGGTACCCGGTGCCTCCGAGCATTGAAGAGGAAATCACCGACCTGGCGGCGCGCTACGGCCGCGTGGTCATCACTCTGGAAGGCGGGTCGCTGCGATGCACATGCGCGGACGAGGCGACGGCCGAGCTTCTCCGCCGAGATCGAAACGCCGGCCGGTACCTCGCCGACCGCGTGGACGGGACCAGCTTCCGCGTCGACCTGGGGCAGCGCGGCGCCCTGAAGCAGGCCCTGGTGGTCGCCGGATTCCCGGCCGAGGATCTAGCCGGCTATGTGACCGGAGACAGCCTCACGATCGCCCTGCGGGAGCGCACGGCCTCCGGCACGTCGTTTGAGGTTCGCGAGTACCAGAGGCGGGCGGCGGAGTTGTTCTATGCGGCGGGTTCCGAGCGCGGCGGCAGCGGTGTGATCGTCCTTCCCTGCGGCGCTGGCAAGACGATCGTCGGGCTTGCTGCCATGGAATTGGTCGGCCAGACGACGCTCGTGCTCACAACCAGCCTCACGGCGGTCAAGCAATGGCGGCGGGAGCTGCTCGACAAGACCACCGTTCGTCCGGACGACGTCGCCGACTATACAGGCGAACAGAAGAACACGGGGCCCGTGACGCTGACCACCTACCAGATGCTCACTTGGCGAGCGGATCGGGAGGACGAGTTCCAACACCTCGAGCTCTTCCGGGCGCGCTCGTGGGGTCTCATTATCTATGATGAGGTTCATCTGCTGCCGGCTCCGGTGTTCCGCGCGACCGCTGACCTGCAGGCATGCCGGCGGCTGGGGCTCACGGCCACGCTCGTGCGAGAGGACGGCCGCGAGGGAGACGTGTTTGCCCTGATCGGACCCAAGCGCTTCGACGTTCCCTGGAGGGATCTCGAACGGCAGGCCTGGATCGCCACCGCAACCTGTGTCGAGGAGCGCGTACCCATGAGCGCTGAGCGGCGGATGGAGTACGCCCTTGCGGACAGACGGTCGCAGTTCCGGATCGCTGCCGAGAACCCGGCCAAGATGGCTCGACTGCATAGACTGCTTGATCGACACAGCGACGGCAGCGTGCTGATCATCGGGGAGTACATAGCGCAGGTTGAGGCCATCGCCGAGGAGATCGGATCCCCACTGGTCACGGGCAAGACGCCGCAAGCCGAGCGCGAGCAGATCTATGATCGTTTTCGTCGCAACGAGCTGCACTGCATCGTGCTCTCAAAGGTCGGGAACTTCGCCATAGATCTTCCCGACGCCGACGTGCTCATCCAGGTATCAGGCATGTTCGGTTCTCGGCAGGAGGAGGCGCAGCGGCTCGGTCGCATCCTGCGGCCCAAGGGTGATGGCCGCGCCGTGCACTTCTTCACCCTAGTCTCACGCGATACCCGCGAAGAAGAGTTTGCCCACCACCGCAAGCTTTTCCTCATCGAGCAGGGCTACTCGTACCAAGTGGTCACCGCCGATGGCGGGTGAAGACCGAGAGGCGCACTCCCGCAAGGAGCGCCGCTCCTTGGTGGTGCCCTGGCCGCAGAGCGCATGATTGCCGAGTCTCGGCTCCTTCCGAGGGCCTTGTTGGAGCATCGAGGCGTCAGGACCTGAAGGCGGCGTGCGATGGGCAGTCATTGTCCGGCGGATCAGCATGTTCACGAAGATTCAAGTGGACCCTGGTTTGATCTGGACGGCATGAAGTGGATCAGGCAGGCGGCGGGACCCTGCCCTGCCGCCTCCAAAATGCCTCCACGACCGGGGGGGACTCGGGGGGACTCCAGGGGATAGAGGGGCAACGGAAAGGCGGCGGTAACTCGTGGTTTTCGAACCCGATCCGTCCGAACTCGCGCAGCGCCATCCGGTTAGGTTCTTGCCCGTAATCGGCTTCGATTCCCGCCGCCTCCACATCCCGAAGCGTCATGTCCCGGCGTTCAAAGGGCGCACGCGCTCCAGAAGCTGTACGCACGCGATTGCCCGGACCCGCTCCGCCAAGGGAAACGTGTCCCGCCCCGCGTGAACGATCTCCAAGCGGTCCAGTTTCAGATCCACCAGTGCGGAACGCATCGACGGGGTGACCTTCGGCGCATCCGTGCGTTTGAATTCGAAACCCAGACGCCGGTTTCCGCGCACGACTAGAAGGTCCAACTCCGCTCCCGTGTGGGTCCGCCAGAAGAAGCACTCCTCCGGTCGGGCCCCGAGCCGAGCCACCACTTGCTGCAGGCAGAACCCCTCCCAGGATGCGCCGAGGGCGGGATGCGATTGCAGCTCGTCGCGCCCCCGGATGCCGAGCAGTACGTGGAGCAGCCCCGGGTCAGAGAGATAGACCCGGGGCGCCTTGACTTGGCGTTTGCCGAGGTTCTCAAACCACGGCTGGACCTGGCGGACGACGAAAGCCGCCGTCAATAGGTCGAGGTAGCGGCGCACCGTGGTGTCCGCCACGCTGAACGCCCGGCCGAACTGAGAGGCATTCCATGGCTGCCCGTGGACATGGGCAAGCATGGACCAGAACCTGCGCAGGGTGACTGCCGAGACCCGCAGCCCGAAACCAGGAAGGTCGCGCTCGAGAAAGGTGCGTACGTACTCCTCCCGCCATTCCACCGAACGCGCCTCGGAGGAGGCCAGGAAGGACCTGGGAAGTCCGCCCCTCAGCCAGAGACGATCCAGGCGGTGTGGGCCGACTTCATCAAGGTCGAAGCCGCCGACCTCGTGGTGGGCAATGCGTCCCGCCAGAGTCTCTGAGCTCTGCTGCAGGAGCTCAGGAGAGGCACTTCCCAGGACCAGGAATCGCGCCGGAGTCCGCCTCCGATCGGCCAGTACGCGGAGGACAGGGAAGAGATCGGGGCGATGCTGGATCTCATCCAAGATCACGAGTCCGCGGAGATCCTCCAGTGTGAGCATCGGCTCCGCCAGGCGGGCCGCGACCCGGGGATCCTCAAGATCCAGGAAGGTGATAGGCCCGCGATGCCTCGCGGCCAGCATGTGTGCCAGGGTGGTCTTGCCTACCTGTCGAGCCCCGAGCAGCGCCACGACCGGGTGCCGGCTCAGCAAGGACTCAACCTTTGTGAGCTGTCGAGCTCGCTCCATGTCACCCTAAGCTACTATGAAAAGTCGGCGGCAGCCACAGACATTTCAT contains:
- a CDS encoding helicase, producing MALSPENALIVQSDRSVLLEVRTPRAEDARVAVAPFAELVKSPEHVHTYRLTPLSIWNARAAGLSAEMMVAALREHARYPVPPSIEEEITDLAARYGRVVITLEGGSLRCTCADEATAELLRRDRNAGRYLADRVDGTSFRVDLGQRGALKQALVVAGFPAEDLAGYVTGDSLTIALRERTASGTSFEVREYQRRAAELFYAAGSERGGSGVIVLPCGAGKTIVGLAAMELVGQTTLVLTTSLTAVKQWRRELLDKTTVRPDDVADYTGEQKNTGPVTLTTYQMLTWRADREDEFQHLELFRARSWGLIIYDEVHLLPAPVFRATADLQACRRLGLTATLVREDGREGDVFALIGPKRFDVPWRDLERQAWIATATCVEERVPMSAERRMEYALADRRSQFRIAAENPAKMARLHRLLDRHSDGSVLIIGEYIAQVEAIAEEIGSPLVTGKTPQAEREQIYDRFRRNELHCIVLSKVGNFAIDLPDADVLIQVSGMFGSRQEEAQRLGRILRPKGDGRAVHFFTLVSRDTREEEFAHHRKLFLIEQGYSYQVVTADGG
- a CDS encoding ATP-binding protein; its protein translation is MERARQLTKVESLLSRHPVVALLGARQVGKTTLAHMLAARHRGPITFLDLEDPRVAARLAEPMLTLEDLRGLVILDEIQHRPDLFPVLRVLADRRRTPARFLVLGSASPELLQQSSETLAGRIAHHEVGGFDLDEVGPHRLDRLWLRGGLPRSFLASSEARSVEWREEYVRTFLERDLPGFGLRVSAVTLRRFWSMLAHVHGQPWNASQFGRAFSVADTTVRRYLDLLTAAFVVRQVQPWFENLGKRQVKAPRVYLSDPGLLHVLLGIRGRDELQSHPALGASWEGFCLQQVVARLGARPEECFFWRTHTGAELDLLVVRGNRRLGFEFKRTDAPKVTPSMRSALVDLKLDRLEIVHAGRDTFPLAERVRAIACVQLLERVRPLNAGT